GCGAAGACGATTCGCCTCGGCGCGCCAACTGGCGAATCCAAGGTATGCCTGGGGAAAGAACGAAAGCGCGCTCGTCACGGAGCCGAAAGCGCCGTTGGATCGCATCAGCCCCCCTAGCGACAGTCCGCCGGACAGCAATTGCGGCAAGACCAACAGCGTGGGAATGACGGGACTGACTTGCCCGACGATATTGGTGAACAGGCCAACGCGCGTATTCACCCAAAGCAGCGAATAGAGATTGGAAACGACGTGACGGAAAGCCTCCCCCAATCTATTGCCCTCGGCCGATTGCCCTTTGAAGAAGGCGATCTGCTCGGCAAATTCCCGCACGCGCACCATCAGCACCCGGAAATCACCCTCGACACGATTCTGCTTTGCATTGAGCGTGATCAAACGACGCCCCAGGTAGTGAGTTCCGGCAAAGATCACGCCCTGATACAGAAATGCCGCCATAACCAAATAGCCGCGGACGGTATGGCTCGCCCCGCCAAGGCTGAATTTCAAAGGTCCGCCGATATTCCAGAGGATCACGCTGAAGCTGACGATACTGACCGGTACCTGAAGCCCCCCCATGACGAGAAGCAGTGTGTCTTTGACGAACTGTCGCGCGTCTTCGGCAATACGCTGGTCGACGTTTTCGAGCGATCGATCTCTCTCGATGCGATAGTAAGTGTGCCGTGCCATCCATTCATCGACGAGCCACGTGGTCAGCCATCGCCTCCAGCGAATCTCGACGATCGACTGCAAGATGACCGTCGACATCGTAAAGGCCGATGCAATCATCGCAACCATCAGGAATACGAACAGAAGGTGCGGAAGCAACTGAAACTTCCCTGCTCCGATCGCGTCGTAGAACGTGCCCGTCCAACGATTGAGCCACACTGCGACGTAGGTATGGCCCCAGCCGGCAGCGAGCACGTAGGCGAGCATCAGCAGCGAGAGCAAGCCATCCCGGGTTTTCCAGTAAGGCACGACCAGCTTCCAAACAGATGGGAATCGCCGTCTCGCTTCCTGATCTTCAGCGCGATCCATCGGGAACGCGTGGTTCACGCTCATTGCTGCCTCTTAGGCGGTTGCATGACGAAATTGATCTTGTTCAACCCGCCGCCCTGAAGATCGGCCAGTATCGTCGCGACCTTGCCGTACTCCACATGTTGGTCGGCATCGATGTTGACGGCGGGCGGATCGCTCTGTTCGGCTGCCGTCTCCACGCGTTGTTTGAGCGCGGCTTCATCCACGACTTCCTTGTTCCACAACACCGTTTTGTCGGCCGTAATCGACAAATCGATGTCCCTGGTTTTCGATTCGGCCGGCTTTGCCGCCGCCTGCGGAAGGTCGACCTTCACCGCCTTGTTGATGACCGGCAAGGTCACGATGAAGATGATCAGCAGCACCAGCATGACGTCGATGAGCGGCGTCATGTTGATGTCGTTCATGACGCCTTCGTCGCCGTTGCCATCCATAAGAATCGACATGGGCTGCTCCCGTTCAGGCGATGACGTTTACGCTCGCACGCTTGTTCGCGACCGGCGCGGCAGGTGCATGGCGCGCATCGCCGCGCGCTTTGGCGCCGGTGACGAAGTAGACATGGAGCTCGTGCGCAAACCGGTTCAGACGGTGGCTCACGCGCTTGTTGCCACGATTGACGTAGTTGAATCCGAGCACGGCCGGAATTGCGACGAACAGACCGATCGCCGTCATGATCAGCGATTCGCCTACCGGTCCCGCGACGTGATCGAGACTTGCCTGGCCCGATGCGCCAATGGCCATGAGCGCGTGGTAAATGCCCCAGACCGTTCCGAACAAACCGACGAACGGTGCGGTACTGCCGATGGAGCCGAGGATCGCCAAACCGTTCTGCAAACGGGCGACTTCCTCATCGAACGCATTGCGCAGACCTCGCGCCACCCAATCGCCTGTGCTGATGCTGCCTTGCAAAGACGGCTCGTTACCCACCTGCTGTTCGTTCGCCTCGCGCCCGGCAAGCGCGATCGCGCGATACGGATTGTCCGTACCGTTGCCCAACGCCTCGATACCTTCATTGAGCGATTGCGTCGACCAGAATCGCGTCTGGGCGCGCTTGCCCATCGTTTCGAGGCGCCGATTCGCGAAACCCTTGGTCAAGATGACGAACCACGACGCGATCGACATGCCGAAAAGGAAAACGAAAATGAATCGGGTAACGAAGTCACCCTGTTGCCATACATTGGCGATGCCGTACTGTTCCATCTGTTGCTCCGATGAGTGCAAGGTCAGTCGTTCAGGTTGAAAGCGATGGGCTGAGTAGCCTCTACGGCGCGAGGTAAGCCCCCCGCCATATACGGCTGACAGCGGCCGGCTCTGATCGAGGCGAGGGCGGCATCGTCGAGCAACGGATAGCCGCTGCTTTGGACGACATGCGCCGCCTTGACCGCGCCATCCGTACCGATGGTCAGCCTCACCACCACGGTGCCCTCTTGTTCGAGTCGCTTAGCCTTTGCGGGATATTCCGGCCGAGGTATCTGACAACCGAGTTGCTTGAGTTCTCCCGCGCTGATCTGCTTCGGCGTATCGAGCAGATTCGGTCCTGGCGCGGCCGGCGCCGGCGCTGTCGTAGGCGCGGCAGCCGCGACCGGCGCGGGCGGTGGCGGTGCCTGCTCGACCGGCTTTGTCGGCTCGGATTGCGGCGCCTGAGTCGTGCGCGCACTAGGTGCCGTAGAAGAAAGAACGGGGGCATGCTTACGAATCGTCGGCTTGATCACGGGCTTTTCGACGACCTTTGGCTTGGGCTCCGGCTTCGGTTCTGGTTTAACCACCTGCTGCGCAAGCGGCTGCGGTGTCGGAGCAGCAATGAGCCGCACCTGTATCGAGCCGCCCGCGGGCCGGCCGGCTTCCAATTTGAGTGCGACGGAACTTTCATGCACCAGCACATACAATCCAACAGCGTGCGCGAGCACAACCGCGGCGGCGACCGCACCGCCGCGGATACGTGAACGCAATGCTGTGTGCTGCTCCCGATCCGGCATGGGACCACCCCACGACTGCGCGTTGAGAGATTCAGAAATCATAGGTGCCAGTGAGCATCACAGTACGTTCCGGTCCCATCGGAATCAGTGTCGCAGACGTACTGCTGTAGTAGAGCTTCCGGTTGAACACGTTCTTGACCGAAAGATTCAGGCCGTAGCCCTTCTTCCGATAGAAAACGCCGAGATCCGTTTCGACCTGGCTCGGGATGCGGTAAGCGGAACCCGAATCAATGTACTGCCCGCTTGCGAAAAACAACCCTGCGCCGACGCCGAACCCTTGAAGCATCTGAGTTTGGAAGTTATAGGTTGCCCACAAGCTCGCGCTGTTTTTAGGCAGATTGACCGGAATCTTCGCAACGGCCGGCTGCACGAAGTCGTTATACGTATAGCTTCCGACGACGTTGACGCCACGCATGGGCTGCCCGGTAATTTCGGCTTCGAATCCGCGACTCACTGCACCGCCCGTCGGGATGTAAAAGCCCTGATGCACGGGATCGCTGACGTTGTAGTTGCTAAATGACGTGCGGTAAGCCGAAGTCGTGATGGCTAGCTTGTCGTCCAGAAGGTTGAACTTCATGCCCGCCTCCGCCTGCTGGCTGACCTGCGGCGGAAGAAGGCCCCCACCGAATATCGGTGCCGTACCCGGCTGAAATCCCCTGTTGTAGCTTGCATACGCAGCGATGTCGGGGGTCAGTTCGTAAAGCAAGCCGATGCTGGGGCTATAAGCGTTCTGGTGCGTCCCGGCGCTATTCTCGGCGCCCGGCGTATCGGTAATCGTCAGATAGTTGTCGCGCCGAATAGACGCCAGCGCGTGAAAATTCTTATACGTGAACTGGTCCTGCAGATACACGCCGGCTTGTGTGTACGTACTGGCAAAGGTCGGCGCTAAGTTTCCCGTATCCGACGACGGAAAAGTGAAGGCGCCGAATATGTTCGGGTCGGTGATGAACCCCGGCGTTTGGGTATCCATCTGGTACTGGTTGTAGCGAAGAAAATCCCAACCTGCGATCACCGTGTTCTTCGTTTGCCCGATATCGAACTTTCCTCGCAGATAGTTCTGCAAGCTCCAGCTATAGAAATCCGAAAGCGAATCGAAGTTGAACAACGACGTGCCGTTGTTCGAATCCAGCGGCATGACGGGTGTCCAGGCTTGCTGCACGGTCTGCGACCGCGTGTACGATCCCTTGCTCACGAACGTCAGCGAATTGTTCAGCTTCTGTTCGAGGTGAAAAAAGACGTTGTCCGTCTGCGCGCCAAAGTGATCCGAAGGTTGCCCAAGCGGCTGATCGATATAGTTTCGATAGATATCGCCCGCGAGATAGCCGAGCGTATATTGAGGAATCGGCTCGCGGTCGACGGTACGCTCGTACCCCACCGTCAGATCGGTGCTCGCGTCTTTCCACTCCAGCGTCGGCGCGAAATAGAAATTCCGCTTTCCGTCATACCCCATTGCATTCTGGCCGGCTCTTTCGCCCGAAACGATGAAGCGATACCGCAGTTCCTTGTCGTCCGTGATCGCCCCTGTGCTATCCAGCGCGACCTGTGCGTCGCCAAACGTACCGTATCCGAGTTGCACTTCATGGAACGGATCGGCTTGCGGCGTCTTCTTGACCAGATTGATCACGCCGCCGGGAGGGCTTTCGCCGTTGAGAATGGCCGATGGCCCCTTGATCACCTCGACGCTCGAAATCGCGATCGTCGGTGTCACGTTCGGCGCCGGCCCCACGGTGGCGAGCCCATCCGATGTGACGTTTTCCGCCGTAAAACCGCGGATGACGTACTGCGGCACGCCTAACGGCCCTGGCCGCGTCACGACGCCGGAGGCATTGCGAAGGATGTCGGAAAGAGATTGGTCGCTCTGACTTTGAATCACGGCCGCGTCGATCACGCTAATCGACTTGGGCGTTTCGCTCAACGGCACATCGGAGCGCGCATAAGAGGAAGACGACTCCGCCACGAAGCCCGTTCCGCCGGAATCCTTGCTTGCCGCAACGCTGATCAGCGGCAGCGTCGTATCGACTTGTGAGCCGTTCGAACCCGCGATGGCTGCCGTGCCCGATGCGGGTGCCGCGGCCGATGGGCCGCCATGCGCCTCTTGCTTCGTGTGAGCCAGCGTGTATCCGCCGTTCGCCGTCGGGACCAATGCGAGGCCTGTGCCCGCCAACGCCTTGCGAATGGCATCTTCCGCCGAGTAAGTTCCATCCACCGGCGACGACTTGAGCGATTGCACGAGCGAAGCGTCGTAACTCAATCGAACGTTTGCGGTCCTCGCAATCTCAACCAACGTGCGGTCCAACGGACCACTCGCAATGTGATACGTCTGTGCGGCCGCTTGCTGCGCGCATACCGAGGCGCTCATAAAAACCTGGGATACGGCTACCGCGATAGCCATTCCCGTTACGCGGCTGACGATACCCCTGGTGCCGATCTTGATCTTCACGTTCAAACCCTTCCCCTTGTCGGATGTATTGTGGTGAACCACCTAGGGAAACGCTGATCAATGAGTTCGCCGGCGGCGTTTTGCACGAGTCAGTTTGCAAGTGTCAGAACGGCGAACGAATTTCGTTGCGATCGGGCTGAGTTTTGCTCGAATGCGGGCCGATCGCTCGCGTTTTTCATACACATGACGGACTTTGCCCATGTATCGAGTTCAACTGGCTCTTTGCGATCACCAGATTGGCCAAGGCGAA
The sequence above is a segment of the Trinickia acidisoli genome. Coding sequences within it:
- a CDS encoding TonB-dependent siderophore receptor, yielding MAIAVAVSQVFMSASVCAQQAAAQTYHIASGPLDRTLVEIARTANVRLSYDASLVQSLKSSPVDGTYSAEDAIRKALAGTGLALVPTANGGYTLAHTKQEAHGGPSAAAPASGTAAIAGSNGSQVDTTLPLISVAASKDSGGTGFVAESSSSYARSDVPLSETPKSISVIDAAVIQSQSDQSLSDILRNASGVVTRPGPLGVPQYVIRGFTAENVTSDGLATVGPAPNVTPTIAISSVEVIKGPSAILNGESPPGGVINLVKKTPQADPFHEVQLGYGTFGDAQVALDSTGAITDDKELRYRFIVSGERAGQNAMGYDGKRNFYFAPTLEWKDASTDLTVGYERTVDREPIPQYTLGYLAGDIYRNYIDQPLGQPSDHFGAQTDNVFFHLEQKLNNSLTFVSKGSYTRSQTVQQAWTPVMPLDSNNGTSLFNFDSLSDFYSWSLQNYLRGKFDIGQTKNTVIAGWDFLRYNQYQMDTQTPGFITDPNIFGAFTFPSSDTGNLAPTFASTYTQAGVYLQDQFTYKNFHALASIRRDNYLTITDTPGAENSAGTHQNAYSPSIGLLYELTPDIAAYASYNRGFQPGTAPIFGGGLLPPQVSQQAEAGMKFNLLDDKLAITTSAYRTSFSNYNVSDPVHQGFYIPTGGAVSRGFEAEITGQPMRGVNVVGSYTYNDFVQPAVAKIPVNLPKNSASLWATYNFQTQMLQGFGVGAGLFFASGQYIDSGSAYRIPSQVETDLGVFYRKKGYGLNLSVKNVFNRKLYYSSTSATLIPMGPERTVMLTGTYDF
- a CDS encoding ExbD/TolR family protein codes for the protein MSILMDGNGDEGVMNDINMTPLIDVMLVLLIIFIVTLPVINKAVKVDLPQAAAKPAESKTRDIDLSITADKTVLWNKEVVDEAALKQRVETAAEQSDPPAVNIDADQHVEYGKVATILADLQGGGLNKINFVMQPPKRQQ
- a CDS encoding energy transducer TonB; the encoded protein is MHESSVALKLEAGRPAGGSIQVRLIAAPTPQPLAQQVVKPEPKPEPKPKVVEKPVIKPTIRKHAPVLSSTAPSARTTQAPQSEPTKPVEQAPPPPAPVAAAAPTTAPAPAAPGPNLLDTPKQISAGELKQLGCQIPRPEYPAKAKRLEQEGTVVVRLTIGTDGAVKAAHVVQSSGYPLLDDAALASIRAGRCQPYMAGGLPRAVEATQPIAFNLND
- a CDS encoding MotA/TolQ/ExbB proton channel family protein → MEQYGIANVWQQGDFVTRFIFVFLFGMSIASWFVILTKGFANRRLETMGKRAQTRFWSTQSLNEGIEALGNGTDNPYRAIALAGREANEQQVGNEPSLQGSISTGDWVARGLRNAFDEEVARLQNGLAILGSIGSTAPFVGLFGTVWGIYHALMAIGASGQASLDHVAGPVGESLIMTAIGLFVAIPAVLGFNYVNRGNKRVSHRLNRFAHELHVYFVTGAKARGDARHAPAAPVANKRASVNVIA
- a CDS encoding ABC transporter ATP-binding protein/permease, which translates into the protein MSVNHAFPMDRAEDQEARRRFPSVWKLVVPYWKTRDGLLSLLMLAYVLAAGWGHTYVAVWLNRWTGTFYDAIGAGKFQLLPHLLFVFLMVAMIASAFTMSTVILQSIVEIRWRRWLTTWLVDEWMARHTYYRIERDRSLENVDQRIAEDARQFVKDTLLLVMGGLQVPVSIVSFSVILWNIGGPLKFSLGGASHTVRGYLVMAAFLYQGVIFAGTHYLGRRLITLNAKQNRVEGDFRVLMVRVREFAEQIAFFKGQSAEGNRLGEAFRHVVSNLYSLLWVNTRVGLFTNIVGQVSPVIPTLLVLPQLLSGGLSLGGLMRSNGAFGSVTSALSFFPQAYLGFASWRAEANRLREFLYVNDIEQRAGIVTNLEMKGLVAASSLVLRDADSATIAFVPDFMLTPGARCIVRGRSGSGKSTLLRALAGLWPYGEGTVNRSADGGMFVPQRSYIPPGTLKGAIAYPCEESAYSDSQCADVLRACGLGAYVASMHETDRWSSRLSGGEQQRVAFARVLLANPSTVFLDECTSALDTESERELYQLLIERLPRATVVSVAHRKELSAFHSSTLDFPPRETTDSGDRTVLPLHRVFPA